The sequence CTTGGCGTGTCGCCAATTAAATTTAAGTCCAGATGTTGTAATTCCAGTCCCGGATTCTGGACGAGGTGCAGCTCAAGCCGTCGCAAGGATTTTGGGTGTTCCCCAGAAAGAAGGCTTAATTAAAAATTATTATATTGGACGAACCTTCATAATGCCTAAACATTCACAACGGGTTAATTCTGTAACCATCAAATTAAACGTTGTAAAAAGTGTAATAGCCCGCAAAAAAGTATTAGTAGTAGATGACAGTATCGTCCGAGGAACCACTGCCCAGCAAATTGTAAGGTTGCTTAGGCGAGCTAAAGCATCCAAAGTATATTATGCGGTAACTTGTCCACCCATACGATATCCTTGTGTGTATGGTATAGATATGATGACTCGGGGTGAATTCATTGCACGAGATATGTCGCTTGAGGATATAAGACGAAAGATTGGAGCCGATGTATTAATTTATCAAACCCTTGAAGATATGTGTGATGCAATTAGGGACCAAGACAAAAATCAAAACCAAAAATTTTGTACAGCGTGTTATACGGGAATTTATCCCACCGGGATTTCAACTAAGCAAATATTAAAACTAGAAAAAGAAAGGTTAAAGGCAACAGCCGACAAAAAATCAAGGAGTTAATGTGAGTTTCAACCTGAGTTTGAAGTTAATAAGTTCAATAGCGTTCTTTATAGCTAGTGCATGGGCATTAACACCTCCGGAATCTGTAACAGCTCAAGATAATCCTAATGATGCCGGGCAAAAGATACTAATTAAATGGACACTATCAATGGATGATTCTATTTTGGACGGCTATCGGGTTTTACGACGAAAAGAGAATGAAACGGAGGCAGAAGTTGTTGGATTCGTAGGCCGAGGACGTAATTATTATGTTGATGAAAATGCGATTGATACTATAAAGTATGCATATCAAATAGTAGCAGTATATGACACAATCACCAGTCCATCGACATGGTCAAATTACACCAAATCGTCCCCCCAGTGGATTCATACTCAAAGAATTGATGTTATCATCTTTACACTTGTTTTTACTTTTTTAATTTTATATTTTATTAACCAAGCACGCAAAGGACAGGAGTTATTTATCAGAAAAATTGCTGGCCTATTAGCAGTTGAAGAAGCTGTCGGGCGAGCGACAGAAATGGGGAAACCTATTCTTTATGTGCCTGGACTTACTGGAATAAACGATGTTGCCACTATTGCAGCTATGAATATTTTGGGAGAAGTTGCGAAAAAGGTAGCACTGTATGATTCGCAGTTAATTGTACCTAATACTGATCCAATAGTTTATACGGTTGCCCAACAGATTGTGAAAGAAGCCTATACCCAAATGGGCCGGCCGGATGCATTTAAGGCTGATTCGGTATACTTTGTTACCGATAGTCAATTTGCCTATGCAGCAGCCGTCGATGGTATTATGACTCGAGAAAAGCCGGCGACCAATTTTTTTATGGGATACTTTTATGCTGAGGCCCTAATTTTAGCCGAAACCGGTGCAGCGACCGGTGCGATACAAATCGCCGGGACCGACTCGGTAATGCAATTACCGTTCTTTGTGGTTGCCTGCGATTATACTTTAATGGGTGAAGAACTTTATGCAGCATCAGCGTATCTCTCCCGCGAGCCACTTTTACTTGGGGGGTTGGTAGGTCAAGACGCGGGAAAAGTCTTAATCGTTGGACTATTAATCATTCTTACAATAATTGGGGTAATAACAAACCTGCCGGTTCTTAAAATTTTTTAGGAGGGGCAATGAAAGTCCGATTGCCTTTAATATTAGTATTAATTACTGGAATTTTAGGTGCATTGCCTTTTATCATTCCGCACAGAATTGCTCAGAACTTTGATAACGAATTTCGGAATTCGGTACTTAGAATAATTGCCGCATTCTCTTTAGTGTTAGGGGTTGGTAGTATAGTTAGACATCATATATATAAGATTCAACGGCGAAAAGAAAATTGGGAATATAGTTGGATTCTTTTAGTCAGTTTAGTAATAACTTCGATCATCGGCCTATTTGGCGGCATCGAGGGCAACGGAAGTTTGCCAACAAGGATCGGAGACTTTTATTTTGACATTCAGACAATTTATATGCACGCAGCAATTCCACTTGGCGCCACTATGTTTGCAATGCTTTCCTTTTTTATGGCTTCAGCGGCTTACCGAGCATTTAGAGCGCGTAATTTTGAAGCTACTTTATTGCTTCTGGCGGCATTTATTGTAATGTTGGGTTCAGTGCCATTAAGTACTTATGTACTACCCAAATTGCCTGATTTTGCCGAATGGATTTTAACCGTACCGAATACTGCAGCTAAGCGGGGAATGGGGTTTGGTATTGCCTTGGGTTCACTAGCCACATCTTTAAAAATAATTTTAGGGATCGAACGCGGTTGGCTGGGGGGCACGAAATGAACGGTTCGTTAAAAAGCAATTACGGTATTTGGGAGAAATTAACTAAAATTGACCGTCGATTAATTTATTTGTTCTTGTTTCTGGTGGTGCTTATTCCACTGATTTATCCGTTTCGTTTAGCACCACGAGCAATGACACCGGTTTTAAAGCTTTTTAATCATATTGACACAATCCCTAAAGATAAATGTTTAGTTATTTCTGTGGATTATACGCCTGATACTGAACCGGAACTACATCCAATGACAATTGCATTATTACGACACGCGTTTTCTCGTAAGATAAAAGTAGGAATTTTATGCATTTCGCTTTTGGGACTGGGTTTAGCACAGGACGCCATAAGTATCGTAACCAACGAATTTAATAGTAAGGCTTTAACTCGTAACGACAGTGTGATCTACGGCCGAGACTATGTCTTTTGGGGATGGCAAACACCAGTCTTAGTGCCGATTTTGGGCATGGGCGAAAATATCTCAAAGGTGTTCCCGGTTGATTATTATGGTAATAAGACCGACACTTTAGAAATAATGAAGACAATAAAAAATTATAATGATGTGGGAATTTTAGTTTCGATTTCAGGTAGCGCGATACCTTTCTATTATATTACCTATGCCCAAACTCAGTTTGGAGTTCGAATTGGGGTGGGTTCAACAGCCGTTCAAGCTGCGGATTTTTATCCTTATATTAATTCTGGTCAAGTTACAGGGATGATGTCCGGTATGAAAGGGGCGGCCGAATATGAACAACTAGTCGAAGAACGATGTAAAATTTATGCTCGCCGAAAAGCCACAGATGCCATGGCGGCACAAACTGCAGCTCATCTTTGGATTATGATTACAATTATTATTGGTAATATCGGGTATTTTATTTTACGGAGGCGAAAATGAATATAAGCACTAATCCTTGGATTTGGGTAAGCGCTATTTTAACTTTAGGAATTTTCTCTTTTTTGTACAAAGAGAATCCTTTCTATCGGGTTTGTGAACATCTTTTTGTGGGAATCGCTAATGGATATTCAATAACATTTGTTTGGCATCGAGTCTTATTGCCGACATTAATTAATCCAGTAGCAAAAGGTGAAAGATTATGGCTTGTCCCGGTGGCGATAGTTGGGGCACTCTATTTTACTAGGTTTATACCAAAAATTTCCTGGTTAGTGCGGATCCCAATCGCGATCGTAATGGGTTATGGAGCCGGGGCATCAATTCCCCGGGCAATTGAGGCATCGATAATTGAGCAATTAAAAGCCACCGTTATTACTCGGTCAACTTTTGAGTCAATCTATACCGGTTTATGGGCAATAGTAATTTTTGTGGGTGTTATTGCCACAATTAGTTATTTCTTTTTCTCGCGAGAACGAAAAGGGGTTTTAAGGCCCTTATCTTATTTAGGGATAATTTTTATTATGTTAGGATTTGGCGCCTCTTTTGGTTATACGGTAATGGCTCGGATTTCATTACTGATTGGGCGCCTAACGTTTCTTTTACGAGATTGGTTGGGAATAATTAAATGACGAATCAGGCGGTCAGTAAATCGAGTCTAATAAGTAGTAAAATTTAAGAAAGGAGTAAATTATGTGCACTAATATCAAATCAATACCATTACTTGGTGATAAATTTCCAGAGATGAAAGTTCAAACGACTCACGGCGAGTTGGAATTACCCAAACACTTTGCAGGTAAATGGTTTGTGTTATTTAGCCATCCAGCTGACTTTACTCCAGTTTGTACAACTGAATTTGTTGCATTTCAAAAAAGGTACGAGAAGTTTAAGGCACTTAACTGCGAGTTAATCGGCTTAAGTGTTGATCAGGTGTTTTCGCATTTGAAATGGACAGAGTGGATAGAAGAAAAGCTAGGGGTGAAAATTGAATTTCCGATTATTGCTGATACTGGTGCGGTATCGGAGACATTAGGCTTAATCCACCCCGGGAAGGGTACCAATACCGTCCGGGCAGTATTCGTGGTTGATGACAAAGGATTCGTGCGGATAATTTTATACTACCCCCAAGAACTTGGACGAAATATCGATGAGATTCTCCGAGCGGTTGAGGCAATGCAGATTTCTGATAAACATCAAGTCGCAATGCCAGCTAACTGGCCTAATAATGAACTTTTTGGTGATCACGTGATTATTCCCCCAGCTCGGGATCAAAAGACCATGAATGACCGTTTACAAAAAGCCAAAGCTGGTGAGTTCGAATGCCTTGACTGGTGGCTTTGTCATAAAAAGCTTAAATAGTTAGAGTTGACTTTATATAATCTTTCTTGTATAATATAGCTAAATTAAGAAAGGAGCATATATGGCCAGTAATCAGCTGATGGAGTTATTAAACAAAGCAATTGCACGCGAACTACAAGTATCTATTCAATACATGTGGCAACATGTCCAATGGAAAGGGGTGAAGGCGTTTGCGATTAAAGATGAGCTGAAGAAAATTGCAATTACGGAAATGAAACATGCTGAAGCGATAGCGGAGCGCCTGACTTACTTGGGTGGGATTCCAACTACTAAGCCTGATCCAATTTTTGTGGGTTCTAATATTAAAGAGATGCTTGCTCAAGATGTCAAAGACGAAGAAGGTGCAATTAAACTTTACAAAGAGATTATCGAGCTTGCCAGTCAGGAGAACGATTTCACAACTCGAAAGCTTTTTATGGGAATACTAGCCGACGAAGAGGAGCATCACGATACCTTTACTGGACTTTTAGAGGAGGTATAAATGCCGGTAAAGAAAAAATCTAAAAAAACAACCCTGAAAAAACCAAAATTGGTTTGCGAGGTTTGCGGACTTGAAGTTACGGTTTCAAAACCGTGTGGCTGTTCAGAAGTTTCCTTGATCTGTTGCGGCCAGCCCATGAGCTTAAAAACCTCAAAGCCGAGTTCGAGAAAATGACAACTCAATTAGCAATTTATCGGTGTAAAATTTGCGGTAACATCGTCGAGGTTTTACATACCGGGGCTGGAACTTTGGTCTGTTGTGGTGAACCGATGGAGCTGCTTACAGAAAAAACTGCCGATGTTGGGCTAGAAAAGCATGTACCCGTGATTGAGAAAACCGCAACTGGATACAAGATTAAGGTAGGTTCGATACCGCATCCGATGGAGGAGAAACATTACATCGAGTGGATTGAAGTGATTGCTGATGGTAAGGCATATCGACAATTCCTAAAACCCGGCGATCTTCCTGAGGCTGAGTTTTGTATTGAGGCCAGCACGATAACCGCTCGCGAGCATTGTAATATTCATGGTCTGTGGAAAAGCGTGTAATATTACTAATTCTAACCCCTGTAATCCCCCGGTCATTCGGGGGATTACTTTTTTATTATAGGGAGAGACGATGCAACTTGATAAGTTTAACCTAAAAGACTTACTATTGACCGCGCTGAAAGCAGAGCTAGAAAGTAAAAATATCTACGAATTGGTTGCTAAAAAGATATCGAATTTTCTATTAAAAGAGCGACTTAACTTTTTAGCCAATGAAGAATATCGCCACTACCTCTTTTTCCAAAATCTTTATCGTGAAGAGTTCAGCGAGGGTAAGATTGTGCTTCCAGATAAAACACCGGTGCCATTACCAACAATTCAGGTGGTATCAGAAGACACGCCGGTGAGTGTGATTTTAAGTCAAGCCCTGGAGAGTGAAAAAGCTGCATATGACTTTTATGTCACATTAGCCTCGCGATATGAGTCAAAACCCCAAGTAAAAAATATGCTTTTATATATTGCATCGATGGAAATGGGGCACTACCGATTAATTGAGATTGAGCGAGAAAACGCCGAAAAGTTTGAAGGATTTAATATTGAATATCCTTTAATGCACATCGGGCCATAAGTTCGGAGGAGTATATGAAAAAATGGCGCTGCAGTGTTTGTGGATATATTCACCAAGGCGATACGCCGCCAGAAAAATGTCCGAATTGTGGTGCACCACAAGAGAAATTTCTTGAAGTCGCGTTGGATTTTGAAGAACTCCACTTGCATCATGCTCAAAAAATCTCATATGGGCTAGAAGTTGAGATTAATCCCTTCTTCGGTGATTACGAGGCGATTGCACCATATATCTACAACTTACCGGTTGGCAAGCAAGTGCCACTTCACAAGCATCCAACGACTGACGAACTATTTTTCGTGATCAAGGGGCGAATTAAGTTTCGAATTGGAGACAAGGAATTAATTGCAACCCCGGGTGATCTCGTGAAAGGTAAAATGAATATTCCCCATTCGTTTAGTAATGTCGGCGATGAACCAGCGGCTTTTCTTTCGGTAAAGGCGCCCAAGCCGGTCGATTTAGTAATACTTGAAGAATAGATTTTAGTGGATATGGAATTCATTCAGGTCCCCGGAGTAAATAAAGGGAAGATTGTGCTATATGCTTTAAGTACCTGCGGCTGGTGTAAGAAGACCAAAACATTCTTACGAGAACATAACATTGCCTATAACTACATTGATGTTGATCTTTTAGTCCCAAAAGATCGGGAGCAGGTGCTTGAAGAAGTTCGCAAATGGAATCCGAGGTTATCCTTTCCTACCATTGTCATTAATGATGAAATTTGCATTGTTGGTTACGACGAAGATAAGTTAAAATCGGCGTTGAAATTATGAACGAAATAATAATTTCTGAGGAAGAGCTTCAAGATACTTTTCAAGAGTTCTATCAAAATGCCATAGCAACAGGTTATTTTCTAAATCCAGACACCGAATTTACCAGAGAGTTGATTCGGGGCTTAATCTATAATAAAAAACGCTACGGATATTTCTCCTGCCCGTGTCGAATAGCCAGTGGCATTCGGAGTAAGGACCTAGATATTATCTGTCCGTGTGACTATCGCGATGATGATCTTAGAGAGTATGGTTTTTGTTATTGTGGTTTATATGTCACCAAAGAAGTAATCGACCAGGGCAAAAAGGTTCATTCCATCCCAGACCGGCGTAATATTATCGGCACGGAGAATATAACTCAAATCACAGTGAATAGTGAGGCATTAAAACTATCATTACCAGTTTGGCGATGCCGAGTTTGCGGATATCTGTGTGCCCGCAATGAACCACCGGAGCTATGTCCTATTTGTAAAGCCGATAAAGATCGATTTGAAAGATTTATTTAAGTTATGGCCGCGCTTTATGCAATCCTGGCTGTAGTTTTGGTCAGCTTGCTGTCGTTTGTGGGTATCGTTTTTATTCTCTTAAAAGAAGCTACGTTAAAAAAAATTCTATTGCTTCTTGTAAGTTTTTCAGCTGGTTCGCTACTGGCCGCAGCTTTTATTCATCTGATACCAGAAACTTACGAGAGATTTGAACATAATCCCTTAGTACCGCTTTTTATAATCGGGGGAATTCTGATATTTTTTGGGCTAGAAAAGTTTTTACGCTGGCGGCATTGTCATATTCCAACCTCCCAGGCGCATCCTCATCCTATTGCGTTTTTGAATCTGGTTGGTGATGCCGTGCATAATTTTATTGATGGCTTAATGATCGGCGGGGCGTTTGTAGTGAATAATAAAATTGGCCTAGTAACAACCGTTGCTGTGGTGCTTCACGAAATCCCACAAGAAATTGGCGATTTTGGCGTGCTTTTATACGGAAAACTTAGTATACGCAAGGCTTTAGTGTTTAACTTTCTAAGTGCCCTTACGGCTGTTTTAGGAACTATTGTCTCATTAGCTCTGGGTAGCCTTGTAACCGATTATGCCTATTATTTAATGCCCATTGCGGCTGGTGGCTTTGTATATATTGCCGGGACCGATTTAATTCCAGAACTTCACCACATTGTGGAGCTTAAAAAATCAGTTGTGCAATTTATATGCTTATTGCTCGGGATTATATTATTCCTAGTCCTAAATCTAATCTTTCACTAACAATGTCATATAGGAGTACGTATCCGAGACCGTAGGGTATACGGTAGGGTGCGATATCGAGAAAATCGTTGTAGTATATGACTATTAATAAGTTAGCCTAAAAATCTGGGGAAATTTTTGGCTACTTTAAAGTAACATTACCAAGAAGCACAGGCACTACATACGCCTGAGGTTAAGAAT comes from candidate division WOR-3 bacterium and encodes:
- a CDS encoding ferritin family protein, which gives rise to MQLDKFNLKDLLLTALKAELESKNIYELVAKKISNFLLKERLNFLANEEYRHYLFFQNLYREEFSEGKIVLPDKTPVPLPTIQVVSEDTPVSVILSQALESEKAAYDFYVTLASRYESKPQVKNMLLYIASMEMGHYRLIEIERENAEKFEGFNIEYPLMHIGP
- a CDS encoding desulfoferrodoxin, which codes for MTTQLAIYRCKICGNIVEVLHTGAGTLVCCGEPMELLTEKTADVGLEKHVPVIEKTATGYKIKVGSIPHPMEEKHYIEWIEVIADGKAYRQFLKPGDLPEAEFCIEASTITAREHCNIHGLWKSV
- a CDS encoding DUF6754 domain-containing protein; the protein is MSFNLSLKLISSIAFFIASAWALTPPESVTAQDNPNDAGQKILIKWTLSMDDSILDGYRVLRRKENETEAEVVGFVGRGRNYYVDENAIDTIKYAYQIVAVYDTITSPSTWSNYTKSSPQWIHTQRIDVIIFTLVFTFLILYFINQARKGQELFIRKIAGLLAVEEAVGRATEMGKPILYVPGLTGINDVATIAAMNILGEVAKKVALYDSQLIVPNTDPIVYTVAQQIVKEAYTQMGRPDAFKADSVYFVTDSQFAYAAAVDGIMTREKPATNFFMGYFYAEALILAETGAATGAIQIAGTDSVMQLPFFVVACDYTLMGEELYAASAYLSREPLLLGGLVGQDAGKVLIVGLLIILTIIGVITNLPVLKIF
- a CDS encoding cupin domain-containing protein, with protein sequence MHHAQKISYGLEVEINPFFGDYEAIAPYIYNLPVGKQVPLHKHPTTDELFFVIKGRIKFRIGDKELIATPGDLVKGKMNIPHSFSNVGDEPAAFLSVKAPKPVDLVILEE
- a CDS encoding peroxiredoxin, whose translation is MCTNIKSIPLLGDKFPEMKVQTTHGELELPKHFAGKWFVLFSHPADFTPVCTTEFVAFQKRYEKFKALNCELIGLSVDQVFSHLKWTEWIEEKLGVKIEFPIIADTGAVSETLGLIHPGKGTNTVRAVFVVDDKGFVRIILYYPQELGRNIDEILRAVEAMQISDKHQVAMPANWPNNELFGDHVIIPPARDQKTMNDRLQKAKAGEFECLDWWLCHKKLK
- a CDS encoding ZIP family metal transporter, whose protein sequence is MAALYAILAVVLVSLLSFVGIVFILLKEATLKKILLLLVSFSAGSLLAAAFIHLIPETYERFEHNPLVPLFIIGGILIFFGLEKFLRWRHCHIPTSQAHPHPIAFLNLVGDAVHNFIDGLMIGGAFVVNNKIGLVTTVAVVLHEIPQEIGDFGVLLYGKLSIRKALVFNFLSALTAVLGTIVSLALGSLVTDYAYYLMPIAAGGFVYIAGTDLIPELHHIVELKKSVVQFICLLLGIILFLVLNLIFH
- a CDS encoding ferritin-like domain-containing protein, yielding MASNQLMELLNKAIARELQVSIQYMWQHVQWKGVKAFAIKDELKKIAITEMKHAEAIAERLTYLGGIPTTKPDPIFVGSNIKEMLAQDVKDEEGAIKLYKEIIELASQENDFTTRKLFMGILADEEEHHDTFTGLLEEV
- a CDS encoding desulforedoxin, with the protein product MPVKKKSKKTTLKKPKLVCEVCGLEVTVSKPCGCSEVSLICCGQPMSLKTSKPSSRK
- a CDS encoding ferredoxin-thioredoxin reductase catalytic domain-containing protein is translated as MNEIIISEEELQDTFQEFYQNAIATGYFLNPDTEFTRELIRGLIYNKKRYGYFSCPCRIASGIRSKDLDIICPCDYRDDDLREYGFCYCGLYVTKEVIDQGKKVHSIPDRRNIIGTENITQITVNSEALKLSLPVWRCRVCGYLCARNEPPELCPICKADKDRFERFI
- a CDS encoding glutaredoxin family protein, producing MEFIQVPGVNKGKIVLYALSTCGWCKKTKTFLREHNIAYNYIDVDLLVPKDREQVLEEVRKWNPRLSFPTIVINDEICIVGYDEDKLKSALKL